Proteins from a single region of Bdellovibrio bacteriovorus HD100:
- a CDS encoding DEAD/DEAH box helicase, translating to MTPLTTVDNFESFGLSAPVMAAMADMGFTTPTPIQRQALPILLAGANDFIGLASTGTGKTAAFGIPLIENIDSTVKDTQALVLSPTRELALQVAEQLTLLGKKKGVRVVTIYGGASYRTQIDGIKRGAHIVVATPGRLVDFLEQKMIKLQSVKTVVLDEADEMLSMGFKEALETILSATQPDDSDSVRAACRTWLFSATMSSEVRRLTSTYLENPETVSVNKVGGTADTIEQVYYTVKNSYKTEVIGRLLQTLPEFYGIIFCQTKMEVAELADVLTQRGFPADSLHGDKSQQEREATLKKFKQRQVKVIVATDVAARGLDIKDLTHVVNHSLPWDSESYVHRIGRTGRNGQKGTAITLVNPEQLTLLRRVMQNTKAVLTKGVIPSADEVAGLKIKDVMDKVTSMDPEAVQLQLASDLIQDLIQAEDINFKELSKEELLARFIAAYFPNVFVKKDLMLDYMGDRVPRELLPRDPNDNRFTRGGRGNDRRDDRDDYRARRPFGGGRGASAPARGFRSEGARAEFSGGEQRAERTERPAFRDRPERTERPERAERPERSERAERAERSERSYRASASSDRPARAERSERSERPQRAETDRPERRGDHPGIKRFRGPKRQFREQ from the coding sequence ATGACTCCACTGACAACCGTAGATAATTTTGAAAGCTTTGGACTGAGTGCACCCGTGATGGCTGCGATGGCAGACATGGGTTTCACCACTCCAACCCCCATCCAGCGTCAGGCTTTGCCGATTCTGCTGGCCGGTGCCAATGACTTTATCGGTCTGGCATCCACAGGCACCGGTAAAACCGCGGCCTTCGGTATCCCGCTGATTGAAAACATCGACAGCACTGTGAAAGACACTCAAGCTCTTGTTTTGAGCCCGACACGTGAGCTGGCTCTGCAAGTGGCAGAACAGCTGACTTTGCTGGGTAAGAAAAAAGGCGTTCGCGTAGTAACAATCTACGGTGGCGCTTCTTACCGCACCCAGATCGACGGCATCAAACGTGGCGCTCACATCGTCGTGGCGACTCCGGGCCGTCTGGTGGACTTCCTTGAACAGAAAATGATCAAACTTCAGAGCGTGAAAACTGTGGTTCTGGATGAAGCGGACGAAATGCTTTCCATGGGCTTCAAAGAAGCTCTGGAAACAATCCTTTCCGCGACTCAGCCGGATGATTCCGACTCTGTTCGTGCGGCTTGCCGTACTTGGTTGTTCTCTGCAACCATGTCTTCTGAAGTTCGTCGTTTGACTTCCACTTATCTTGAAAATCCTGAAACTGTCTCTGTGAACAAAGTGGGCGGCACTGCTGACACTATCGAGCAGGTTTACTACACAGTTAAAAATTCCTATAAAACTGAAGTGATCGGCCGCCTGCTGCAAACTCTTCCGGAATTCTATGGCATCATCTTCTGCCAGACGAAAATGGAAGTGGCAGAACTTGCGGACGTTCTGACTCAACGTGGATTCCCGGCAGATTCCCTGCACGGCGACAAATCCCAGCAGGAACGTGAAGCGACTTTGAAGAAATTCAAACAGCGTCAGGTAAAGGTGATCGTGGCAACAGACGTTGCGGCCCGTGGTCTGGATATCAAAGACCTGACCCACGTTGTGAATCACTCATTGCCTTGGGACTCTGAGTCCTATGTTCACCGTATCGGTCGTACCGGCCGTAATGGTCAAAAAGGGACTGCGATCACTCTGGTGAACCCGGAGCAACTGACTCTTCTTCGCCGTGTGATGCAAAACACGAAAGCTGTTTTGACCAAAGGTGTGATCCCTTCTGCTGACGAAGTGGCTGGCCTGAAAATCAAAGACGTAATGGACAAAGTCACTTCCATGGATCCAGAAGCAGTTCAACTGCAGCTGGCTTCCGACCTGATTCAGGATCTGATCCAGGCTGAAGACATCAACTTCAAAGAACTTTCCAAAGAAGAACTGCTGGCGCGCTTTATCGCCGCTTACTTCCCGAACGTGTTCGTGAAGAAAGATCTGATGCTTGACTACATGGGTGACCGTGTTCCGCGTGAGCTTCTGCCACGCGATCCAAACGACAACCGCTTCACCCGTGGTGGCCGTGGCAACGACCGTCGCGATGACCGTGATGATTACCGTGCCCGCCGTCCATTCGGTGGTGGCCGTGGCGCCAGCGCCCCTGCCCGTGGCTTCCGCTCTGAAGGCGCCCGTGCTGAATTCAGCGGTGGCGAACAGCGCGCAGAAAGAACCGAAAGACCGGCTTTCCGTGACCGCCCAGAAAGAACTGAGCGCCCTGAAAGAGCCGAGCGTCCTGAGCGCAGCGAACGTGCTGAACGTGCCGAGCGTTCCGAACGTTCTTACCGCGCTTCCGCCAGCAGCGACCGTCCGGCCCGCGCGGAGCGCAGCGAGCGCTCTGAGCGCCCTCAGCGCGCAGAGACCGACCGTCCAGAGCGTCGTGGTGACCACCCGGGCATCAAACGCTTCCGTGGTCCGAAGCGCCAGTTCCGCGAGCAGTAA
- a CDS encoding STAS domain-containing protein, with the protein MEKIKKPISRSSTLEDQKSFQYSFNQKNKMLVVSFSGEINTPVLPALEACRQELLAKREVSCVVLYFQDVETISADAIPWLAQVQREIRLKPAEIRLCSLRENLRERLVRMGVIRGLEVADDLKSALLSFSRAS; encoded by the coding sequence ATGGAAAAAATAAAGAAGCCGATTTCTAGGAGTAGTACGTTGGAAGATCAGAAGTCGTTTCAGTATAGTTTTAACCAGAAAAATAAAATGCTGGTGGTGAGTTTCTCTGGTGAGATCAACACGCCTGTGTTGCCGGCCCTGGAGGCCTGCCGTCAGGAACTGCTGGCCAAGCGCGAGGTCAGCTGTGTGGTCCTGTATTTTCAGGATGTTGAGACCATCAGTGCGGATGCAATTCCGTGGCTTGCGCAGGTGCAAAGAGAAATTCGTCTGAAGCCTGCAGAAATCCGCCTTTGTTCTTTGCGCGAAAACCTGCGAGAGCGTCTGGTGCGTATGGGTGTCATCCGGGGGTTGGAGGTTGCTGATGATCTGAAGTCAGCACTTTTGTCCTTCAGTCGCGCCAGCTGA
- a CDS encoding class I SAM-dependent methyltransferase: protein MNINQSLLCEFVIKGLVSYKKELRGPFLQDFRQQFASLSPEEVAEAFIDVTFLGSALTFLQGEQWNLKKDPDTSSENYLRFTEQTFASNLLSLNYLQETLQTLNAKELRQTAELCEELERLLLSHVQSASQEQKNRFVARALQLMENVFAHENTLSLQGNIQARSLALSLYRTFDGLDQIFGLNYDADVGMKTDVNGTERLYEGAGLGVQSSYSTLLTALREVQASQGTRFIDLGSGYGRVGLVVGVLRPDIDFIGYEYVKHRVDISNESTAKFGLQDHVHFFTQDLSEKDFRIPDAEVYYMFDPFSKDTYQHVLNQLVEVSRRQRIVVVTKGNARLWLKEIAEREGWLPGQEFDGGNLSLFRSRE from the coding sequence ATGAATATAAATCAAAGCCTGCTTTGCGAGTTCGTCATCAAGGGTTTGGTCTCTTATAAAAAAGAATTACGCGGGCCTTTCTTGCAGGATTTTCGGCAGCAGTTTGCCAGCCTGAGTCCAGAAGAAGTGGCAGAGGCCTTTATTGATGTCACCTTTCTGGGGTCGGCTCTGACCTTTCTGCAGGGGGAGCAGTGGAACCTGAAAAAGGATCCTGATACCAGCTCCGAAAATTATCTTCGTTTCACCGAACAGACCTTTGCCTCCAATCTTTTGTCTTTGAATTATCTGCAGGAAACCCTGCAAACCTTGAATGCAAAAGAACTGCGCCAGACGGCCGAGCTCTGTGAAGAGCTGGAGCGTCTGCTGTTGTCCCACGTTCAGTCAGCGAGTCAGGAACAGAAAAACCGCTTTGTGGCCAGAGCCCTGCAGTTGATGGAAAATGTCTTTGCTCATGAAAACACGCTGTCGTTGCAGGGAAACATCCAGGCTCGTTCCCTGGCGCTTTCTTTGTATCGCACTTTCGACGGTCTGGATCAGATCTTTGGTTTGAACTATGACGCCGACGTGGGAATGAAAACTGACGTGAACGGCACTGAAAGATTGTATGAAGGGGCGGGCCTTGGTGTGCAGTCTTCGTATTCAACGTTGCTGACGGCTTTGCGCGAAGTGCAGGCGTCACAAGGAACACGCTTCATTGATCTGGGTTCCGGTTATGGACGGGTGGGCCTGGTGGTGGGTGTGCTCAGGCCGGACATTGACTTTATCGGGTACGAGTACGTCAAACACCGCGTGGATATTTCCAACGAATCCACGGCCAAGTTCGGTTTGCAGGATCACGTGCATTTTTTCACGCAGGATCTTTCTGAAAAAGACTTCCGCATCCCCGATGCCGAGGTCTATTACATGTTTGATCCGTTCAGCAAAGACACCTATCAGCATGTCTTGAATCAATTGGTGGAAGTTTCGCGCCGTCAAAGAATTGTCGTGGTCACCAAGGGCAATGCACGATTGTGGCTGAAGGAAATCGCCGAACGCGAAGGTTGGTTGCCAGGTCAGGAGTTTGACGGCGGCAATCTGTCGCTGTTCCGTTCGCGCGAATAG
- a CDS encoding VOC family protein, with protein MHICGWFEIPVKDMGRAMKFYEQSFDVSFTLSEMGPVKMAMFPMKEKEPGATGALVQGAEYKPSHDGCLLYFTVNSIEDSLKKIKDKGGKTLSEKKSIGQYGFIATFEDSEGNKVALHAKH; from the coding sequence ATGCATATCTGCGGTTGGTTTGAAATTCCCGTTAAAGACATGGGCCGTGCCATGAAGTTCTATGAACAGTCCTTTGATGTCTCTTTCACTTTAAGCGAGATGGGGCCGGTAAAAATGGCCATGTTTCCCATGAAGGAAAAGGAGCCGGGCGCCACGGGGGCGCTGGTGCAGGGGGCTGAATACAAGCCGTCGCATGATGGCTGTCTTTTGTATTTCACTGTGAACAGCATTGAAGACAGCTTGAAAAAAATAAAAGACAAAGGCGGCAAAACCCTGAGCGAAAAGAAAAGCATCGGACAATACGGCTTTATCGCAACCTTCGAAGACAGCGAAGGCAACAAAGTGGCTTTACACGCCAAACACTGA
- a CDS encoding RNA recognition motif domain-containing protein → MGKKIYVGNLSYSLDDQSLADTFAEFGNVESARIVIDRETGRSKGFAFVEMSTDDEAATAIAKLNGVELMGRAMNVSEAKPMAPRENRGGFGGGRGGGGGGNRGGGFGGGNRGGRF, encoded by the coding sequence ATGGGTAAAAAAATCTACGTTGGAAATCTTTCTTATTCTTTGGATGATCAGTCTTTGGCTGACACTTTCGCTGAATTCGGAAATGTTGAATCTGCACGCATCGTGATCGATCGTGAAACTGGTCGTTCTAAAGGTTTCGCTTTCGTTGAAATGTCTACTGACGACGAAGCAGCAACTGCAATCGCTAAATTGAACGGCGTTGAGTTGATGGGTCGCGCGATGAACGTATCTGAAGCTAAACCAATGGCTCCTCGTGAGAACCGTGGTGGCTTCGGTGGCGGTCGCGGCGGTGGCGGCGGCGGTAACCGTGGTGGCGGCTTCGGCGGCGGCAACCGTGGTGGTCGTTTCTAA
- the dbpA gene encoding ATP-dependent RNA helicase DbpA — MSQNEFSTLPLSPELLTVVQELGFETLTPIQQESIPLLLAGKDIIGQAKTGSGKTAAFSLPILNKINLDQPLLQALILCPTRELASQVVTEIRKLGRRLPGLKVLAMTGGQSGREQADALENGVQIVVGTPGRLADFVGRNRIDLSAVKTVVLDEADKMLDMGFADEIKTVMRDLPGSRQTVLFSATFPESIEHLSRKYQRHAQQVIIEDEEQNLIEQLVYDSEDNDKTNVLMRILQQHPSDSTIIFCNTKNAVAEIAERLNDLGAASGCLHGDMEQRERDRVMAMFRNGSHRILVATDVAARGLDIDNLELVINFDLPLSPEIYVHRIGRTGRAGKTGVAVTIAHPKDTLKLGQFEELTGGKFARPSLGFKNQYGLNKTLKEAPMKTISISGGRKDKLRPGDILGALTGAAGGLTSADVGKIEIQDKISFVAVSAKVADGAMQKLRDGRIKGQKFQVKFVK; from the coding sequence GTGTCCCAGAATGAATTTTCTACTCTTCCCCTGTCCCCGGAACTTCTGACTGTGGTTCAGGAGCTGGGCTTTGAGACACTGACCCCCATCCAACAGGAAAGCATCCCGCTGCTGCTGGCAGGAAAAGACATCATCGGCCAGGCCAAAACCGGCAGTGGAAAGACCGCCGCTTTTTCTTTGCCCATCCTGAACAAAATCAATCTGGATCAGCCGCTGTTGCAAGCCCTCATTCTGTGCCCGACCCGCGAGCTGGCAAGCCAGGTGGTCACAGAGATCCGCAAACTGGGGCGCCGCCTTCCAGGATTGAAAGTTCTGGCCATGACCGGAGGCCAATCCGGACGTGAACAGGCTGACGCTTTGGAAAACGGAGTGCAGATCGTTGTCGGCACACCAGGCCGTCTGGCGGACTTTGTCGGCCGTAACCGCATTGATCTTTCTGCGGTAAAAACCGTAGTACTCGATGAAGCCGACAAAATGCTGGATATGGGTTTTGCCGATGAAATCAAAACTGTGATGCGTGATCTGCCAGGGTCCCGCCAGACAGTTCTGTTTTCCGCCACTTTCCCGGAATCCATCGAACATCTTTCCCGCAAATACCAGCGCCATGCCCAGCAGGTGATCATCGAGGATGAAGAGCAAAACCTGATTGAACAACTTGTTTATGACAGCGAAGACAACGACAAAACCAACGTGCTGATGCGTATTTTGCAGCAGCATCCTTCGGATTCCACTATCATCTTCTGCAACACCAAAAATGCAGTGGCGGAAATTGCAGAACGCCTGAATGACCTGGGTGCCGCCAGCGGCTGCCTGCATGGAGACATGGAACAGCGTGAACGTGATCGCGTGATGGCGATGTTCCGCAACGGATCCCACCGCATTCTGGTGGCCACCGACGTGGCGGCCCGGGGCCTGGACATCGACAACCTGGAACTGGTTATTAACTTTGATCTGCCACTTTCCCCGGAAATCTATGTTCACCGCATCGGTCGCACCGGCCGAGCTGGCAAAACCGGCGTTGCGGTCACGATTGCGCACCCTAAAGACACTCTGAAACTGGGCCAGTTCGAAGAGCTGACTGGCGGCAAGTTCGCCCGTCCGTCATTGGGCTTTAAAAATCAGTATGGTTTGAATAAAACCCTGAAAGAAGCTCCGATGAAAACCATCTCCATCTCGGGAGGCCGCAAGGATAAACTTCGTCCCGGCGATATTCTGGGGGCCTTGACCGGCGCTGCGGGTGGTTTGACTTCGGCAGATGTGGGCAAAATTGAAATTCAGGACAAGATCTCTTTTGTGGCGGTGTCTGCGAAAGTCGCGGACGGCGCCATGCAAAAGTTGCGTGACGGCCGCATCAAAGGTCAAAAGTTCCAGGTCAAATTTGTAAAGTAA
- a CDS encoding CvfB family protein, which yields MVQIGQINKLKVVKTMEYGVFLDGGSDGEILLPARYQPEKCEVGDELEVFVCFDSEDRLVAMTEMPFAMVGTFGLLKVKSIERVGAFLDWGLPKDLFLPFSEQTRDLKIGQNVLVYLYLDNTDRISSSMRLERFIDKESGNYEAGQSVDLLIAAKTDLGYKAIINGRHWGMLYANEVFQQLEYGQRLKGFIKQVRDDGKIDLRLNEAGHKATADIGERIMELLKSKGGFLPITDKTDPEAIYDLFGVSKKKYKMALGGLYKKRLITVHDDGIRLAVGR from the coding sequence ATGGTTCAAATCGGTCAGATCAATAAACTTAAAGTCGTCAAAACAATGGAATACGGAGTCTTTCTGGATGGCGGAAGTGACGGGGAAATCCTGTTGCCTGCGCGCTATCAGCCGGAAAAATGTGAAGTCGGTGACGAACTGGAAGTTTTTGTCTGCTTTGACTCTGAAGACCGTCTGGTGGCCATGACGGAAATGCCGTTTGCGATGGTGGGAACTTTCGGTTTGCTGAAAGTGAAATCCATTGAGCGTGTGGGGGCCTTCCTGGATTGGGGTTTGCCGAAGGATTTGTTCCTGCCATTCAGTGAACAAACCCGTGATTTGAAGATCGGTCAGAACGTGCTGGTGTATCTGTATCTGGATAACACGGATCGAATTTCATCTTCCATGCGTCTGGAGCGTTTCATCGACAAAGAATCCGGGAATTACGAAGCCGGGCAGAGTGTGGATCTGTTGATCGCAGCCAAAACCGATCTGGGATACAAGGCCATTATCAATGGGCGTCACTGGGGCATGCTGTATGCGAACGAAGTGTTTCAGCAGCTTGAGTACGGTCAGCGCCTGAAAGGTTTCATCAAGCAAGTTCGTGACGATGGGAAAATCGATTTGCGCCTGAACGAAGCCGGTCACAAAGCCACGGCTGACATCGGTGAGCGCATCATGGAGTTGTTGAAATCCAAAGGCGGCTTCCTGCCAATCACCGACAAAACAGATCCGGAAGCCATCTATGATCTGTTCGGAGTCAGCAAAAAGAAGTACAAAATGGCGCTGGGTGGGCTGTATAAAAAGCGCCTGATCACGGTCCATGACGACGGCATCCGCCTGGCAGTTGGCCGCTAA
- a CDS encoding TolC family protein, protein MKVFAALLLAALVTSSAAFAAPKTTAQNNATVKINPDTLRRLFLDRNVGIAISLNNVHQAKERVNVARGNLLPSVNLGGAISSGPSFALNSVSFLLPFLMPSNWMDLKENTYLLKAQGMSHYIAQLNGYSSAYSIYMTILGDIELRGILSLQYENLKAIEEQLRLPAQLGMIREEEYLQAQAQTQMALVQLSQVDELVLQEKAAIRELLGLPLTTEIVFEDAAVAVSPVENWSPQSLLTQVHEKSPESRQMAAMITSAQYNKWSKAFSFLGGHSLGASRMNGAMGSLEHSGSVNFGFAYFPNLKISNLNIEQLKLRKKELQFEQANLIEVTLGSLMEAQKQYNAAALAHANLVKVYDAEVLRYKLGMTDLLHVLEASNGLTNSVTNKIKAQTALNTLRISLHRIMISEQFAKVEDCEIERRGSGGIKGKLGRVFNPEKYQVTLDEVCGN, encoded by the coding sequence ATGAAAGTATTTGCTGCTCTTCTGCTGGCCGCTCTTGTCACGTCATCAGCCGCCTTTGCCGCGCCAAAAACCACGGCTCAAAACAATGCCACCGTTAAAATCAATCCCGACACTCTTCGCCGCCTGTTCCTGGACCGCAACGTTGGAATCGCGATTTCCCTGAACAACGTTCACCAGGCCAAAGAACGCGTCAATGTGGCGCGTGGAAACCTGCTGCCTTCCGTGAATCTGGGCGGCGCCATTTCCAGTGGTCCTTCTTTCGCTTTGAATTCCGTTTCTTTCCTGCTGCCTTTCCTGATGCCTTCCAATTGGATGGACCTGAAAGAAAACACCTACCTGCTTAAAGCGCAGGGCATGTCCCACTATATCGCTCAACTGAACGGCTATTCCTCCGCTTACTCCATCTACATGACGATTCTGGGGGATATCGAACTGCGCGGCATCTTGAGTCTGCAGTACGAAAATCTGAAAGCCATCGAAGAACAACTGCGCCTGCCGGCTCAGCTGGGTATGATCCGTGAAGAAGAATACCTGCAAGCCCAGGCTCAGACCCAGATGGCCTTGGTTCAGCTGTCCCAGGTTGACGAACTGGTTCTTCAGGAAAAAGCTGCGATCCGCGAATTGCTGGGATTGCCCCTGACAACTGAAATTGTTTTCGAGGACGCTGCGGTCGCGGTTTCGCCGGTTGAAAACTGGTCCCCGCAGTCCCTGCTGACCCAGGTCCACGAAAAGTCCCCGGAAAGCCGTCAAATGGCTGCCATGATCACTTCGGCTCAGTACAACAAATGGAGCAAGGCCTTCAGCTTCCTGGGCGGACATTCATTGGGCGCATCCCGCATGAACGGCGCAATGGGAAGTCTTGAACACTCCGGTTCCGTGAACTTTGGGTTTGCTTATTTCCCTAACTTGAAGATCAGCAACCTGAACATCGAACAGCTGAAGTTGCGCAAAAAAGAGCTGCAATTTGAACAGGCCAACCTGATTGAAGTGACCCTGGGTTCATTGATGGAAGCTCAAAAGCAGTACAACGCCGCAGCCCTGGCCCACGCGAATCTTGTCAAAGTCTATGATGCTGAAGTTCTGCGCTATAAGCTGGGCATGACGGACCTGTTGCATGTGCTTGAGGCTTCCAATGGCCTGACAAATTCCGTGACGAACAAAATCAAGGCGCAAACAGCTCTGAATACTTTGCGTATCAGCCTTCACCGCATCATGATTTCAGAACAGTTCGCGAAAGTGGAAGACTGTGAAATCGAGCGACGCGGTTCTGGCGGTATTAAAGGCAAACTGGGTCGCGTCTTCAATCCGGAAAAATACCAGGTCACCCTGGATGAAGTCTGCGGCAACTAA
- a CDS encoding murein L,D-transpeptidase catalytic domain family protein codes for MNLISKKSLVLAAFLSMTACAGQDYSSAEVLPDDTEMEQTIPETNTADKTTAEETEPAALEDTTTLMESAAVLKNYDHLDPKRMINSKALAEAVLYFDKNQSRIKNKKYMSLIDFGKRSTQARFFIINMSTGEVTAIHTAHGKGSDANHDGYAEKFSNNSGSNASSLGYYLAAETYYGKHGLSLKLDGLSSTNSKARARAVVIHGASYVKESSVIQGRSWGCPAVANHLRDKVIGMLKGGSLIYAFAK; via the coding sequence ATGAATCTTATCTCTAAAAAATCCCTGGTATTGGCCGCTTTTCTTTCCATGACCGCCTGTGCAGGCCAAGACTACAGCTCCGCCGAAGTCCTTCCGGACGACACTGAGATGGAGCAGACAATTCCTGAAACGAACACCGCAGACAAAACCACAGCCGAAGAAACCGAACCCGCCGCTTTGGAAGACACCACCACCCTGATGGAAAGTGCCGCCGTACTGAAAAACTATGATCACCTGGATCCAAAAAGGATGATCAACTCCAAAGCGTTGGCAGAAGCCGTTCTTTACTTCGACAAAAATCAGTCTCGCATCAAGAACAAAAAATACATGTCCTTGATCGATTTCGGCAAACGTTCCACACAGGCCCGCTTCTTTATCATCAACATGTCCACTGGGGAAGTGACTGCGATTCACACAGCCCACGGCAAAGGCTCTGATGCCAACCACGACGGCTACGCTGAAAAGTTCAGCAACAACTCCGGTTCCAACGCCAGCTCCTTGGGTTACTATCTGGCAGCAGAGACCTATTATGGAAAACACGGTTTGTCTTTGAAACTGGATGGTCTTTCCAGCACAAACTCCAAAGCCCGTGCCCGCGCTGTAGTGATTCATGGAGCCAGCTATGTAAAAGAATCCAGTGTCATTCAAGGGCGCAGCTGGGGTTGCCCGGCAGTGGCAAATCACCTGCGTGACAAAGTCATCGGCATGCTTAAGGGCGGAAGTTTGATTTACGCCTTTGCCAAGTAA
- a CDS encoding cytochrome b/b6 domain-containing protein, whose translation MNNYSFKKYQPLSLRLWHWFNALVILGLLGTAFLRKTFLSWRTNAALIESKMLEAGTSITPELAKDIAVGIRTPMWDWHYVLGFTLGGLLIVRLLVGIFAVKKCPAAHAAQSAWNLSKVPAGQKTHALHYTLVKTGYALFYLVTVFMVVSGLVMYFKNDLGLAKETIEPVKEIHELMMWFFVAFVSGHILGVVIAENRQDKGLVSDMIHGGTKD comes from the coding sequence ATGAACAACTACAGCTTTAAAAAATATCAGCCATTAAGTCTGCGTCTTTGGCACTGGTTCAATGCTTTGGTGATCCTGGGATTGCTGGGAACGGCATTCCTGCGAAAAACTTTTTTAAGCTGGCGCACCAATGCCGCCCTGATTGAAAGCAAAATGCTCGAGGCTGGAACCTCCATCACGCCTGAGCTGGCCAAAGACATCGCCGTCGGAATTCGCACGCCGATGTGGGACTGGCACTATGTGCTGGGTTTCACTCTGGGGGGGCTGTTGATTGTGCGGCTGTTGGTCGGCATTTTTGCCGTAAAGAAATGCCCGGCCGCCCATGCCGCGCAAAGTGCTTGGAACCTTAGTAAGGTTCCGGCCGGTCAGAAAACTCACGCTCTACATTATACCTTGGTCAAAACGGGTTATGCGCTGTTTTATCTGGTCACTGTGTTCATGGTGGTTTCGGGTCTTGTCATGTATTTCAAAAATGATCTGGGACTTGCAAAAGAAACCATTGAGCCGGTTAAAGAAATTCACGAACTGATGATGTGGTTCTTTGTGGCTTTTGTATCCGGGCATATTCTTGGGGTGGTCATTGCTGAGAATCGCCAGGACAAGGGGCTTGTGTCTGATATGATTCACGGTGGAACCAAAGATTGA
- a CDS encoding superoxide dismutase family protein has product MYKALSKALVLTLLGASSVSAQQDPVAIIIRNAKGEQVGNATLTDVTNGMRIQMELQNLPPGEKAFHIHEKGLCTAPDFKSAGGHFNPDKKKHGHKVKGGPHAGDFSNIVVKEDGTASVDVVNPMLTVHAGKNSVISNEGTSIVIHAKADDYKSQPAGDAGDRIACGEIKTPPESKPVIK; this is encoded by the coding sequence ATGTACAAAGCCCTTAGTAAAGCTCTGGTGCTGACTCTTCTTGGTGCAAGCTCTGTATCTGCGCAGCAGGACCCTGTAGCCATTATCATTCGCAATGCCAAGGGTGAACAGGTGGGAAATGCGACGCTCACAGATGTGACCAACGGGATGCGTATTCAGATGGAACTGCAAAATCTTCCGCCGGGAGAAAAAGCCTTCCACATTCATGAAAAGGGGCTTTGTACGGCTCCTGATTTCAAGTCAGCCGGAGGCCACTTTAATCCGGACAAAAAGAAGCATGGCCACAAGGTCAAAGGCGGACCCCACGCAGGAGATTTCAGCAATATTGTCGTGAAAGAAGATGGGACGGCATCAGTGGATGTGGTTAATCCTATGTTGACCGTCCATGCGGGGAAAAATTCGGTGATCTCCAATGAGGGGACCTCGATTGTGATTCATGCCAAAGCGGATGATTATAAATCCCAGCCTGCAGGCGATGCCGGAGATCGGATCGCCTGTGGAGAAATTAAAACTCCGCCGGAGTCAAAGCCTGTGATCAAGTAA
- a CDS encoding CAP domain-containing protein, giving the protein MTTLGIRVSFLFLFALALAACGGGGGSGRVSPAGGDSSDQESSGESNGSECGTMVDMACEVLVAVNQERTSRGLNAQTALPACVAEAQAHADDMVARNFFAHDSPTESTSQRFARFGLSGSYWGENIAAGYSTAAQVMAGWMSSTGHRSNILSSNFRTMGVGIAANSQGMLHWVQCFSGKSAL; this is encoded by the coding sequence ATGACCACACTGGGTATTCGTGTCTCATTTTTGTTCTTGTTTGCTTTGGCGCTGGCGGCCTGTGGGGGCGGCGGTGGTTCGGGCAGAGTATCGCCTGCCGGGGGTGATTCCAGCGACCAGGAATCCTCTGGAGAAAGCAATGGCTCCGAGTGTGGAACCATGGTGGACATGGCCTGCGAAGTCCTTGTGGCGGTCAACCAAGAGCGCACCAGTCGCGGGCTGAATGCGCAGACGGCCCTGCCAGCCTGTGTGGCCGAAGCCCAGGCCCATGCTGATGACATGGTGGCGCGAAATTTCTTCGCCCATGACAGTCCGACGGAAAGCACCTCGCAGCGTTTTGCACGGTTCGGTCTGTCGGGAAGTTATTGGGGGGAAAACATCGCCGCCGGGTATTCAACCGCCGCCCAAGTGATGGCGGGATGGATGAGTTCCACCGGGCATCGCAGTAACATCTTAAGTTCCAACTTTCGCACCATGGGTGTGGGGATCGCTGCCAATTCACAAGGCATGCTCCACTGGGTTCAATGTTTTTCGGGTAAGTCCGCGCTCTAA